Proteins found in one Luteimonas chenhongjianii genomic segment:
- a CDS encoding PhzF family phenazine biosynthesis protein, with amino-acid sequence MTSRRFVQVDVFADRPGAGNPLAVVLDAEGLNDAAMQAIARWTRLPETTFVFPPDSDDASYRIRMFSPRREVPFAGHPSVGTAHVVLESGIAAPRDGHLIQDGIAGKLPLEVVGDGDTRTIAVRTPRASVVETATADDPRLREALAGMPLGALPPVLMDGGRRWWLAELASEAQLRAVSPDWAAIGALAEATGSMGLCAFARSDDPVHHLAVRAFVGATGHFEDAASGAANATLAAWLADRDVLPGQDGRYRISQGREVGHDAIIELHVDGNGDVWSGGRVQTVVRGTIDWR; translated from the coding sequence ATGACTTCCCGCCGCTTCGTCCAGGTGGACGTATTCGCCGACCGGCCCGGTGCCGGTAACCCCCTGGCCGTGGTACTCGATGCCGAGGGGCTCAACGATGCCGCGATGCAGGCCATCGCACGCTGGACGCGCCTGCCGGAAACCACGTTCGTGTTTCCCCCGGATTCGGACGATGCCAGCTACCGCATCCGCATGTTCTCGCCGCGGCGCGAAGTTCCGTTCGCCGGACACCCAAGTGTCGGTACCGCGCACGTCGTGCTCGAAAGCGGCATCGCTGCGCCACGCGACGGGCACCTGATTCAGGACGGCATCGCTGGCAAGCTGCCGCTGGAAGTCGTCGGCGACGGCGACACCCGCACCATCGCGGTACGCACGCCGCGCGCGTCGGTGGTGGAAACCGCCACCGCCGACGATCCGCGCCTGCGTGAGGCGCTTGCCGGGATGCCGCTCGGTGCGCTGCCGCCCGTGCTGATGGACGGCGGCCGCCGCTGGTGGCTGGCCGAACTCGCCAGCGAAGCGCAGCTGCGCGCGGTGTCCCCGGACTGGGCCGCGATCGGTGCCCTGGCCGAGGCGACGGGCAGCATGGGGCTGTGCGCGTTCGCGCGCTCGGATGATCCTGTGCATCACCTCGCGGTGCGCGCCTTCGTCGGTGCGACCGGCCATTTCGAGGACGCCGCGTCCGGCGCGGCCAATGCGACCCTGGCCGCGTGGCTCGCCGACCGCGACGTCCTGCCCGGCCAGGATGGCCGCTATCGCATCAGTCAGGGCCGCGAAGTCGGCCACGATGCGATCATCGAATTGCACGTGGACGGCAATGGCGACGTCTGGTCCGGCGGACGCGTGCAGACCGTGGTGCGCGGCACGATCGACTGGCGCTGA
- a CDS encoding DUF2784 domain-containing protein has translation MDMPPALAATLADLVLALHVGIAAFVVGMTLALPIGGPRGWHWVRRPWLRRLHVALVGVIALQAWLGRLCPLTIWEQSLRAHAGQSSYSESFIAHWLAKLLFFEAPWWSFVVAYSVLAAIVAGAWFRWPPRRPGRDPG, from the coding sequence ATGGATATGCCGCCCGCGCTCGCTGCCACGCTCGCCGATCTCGTGCTCGCGCTGCATGTGGGCATCGCGGCGTTCGTCGTCGGCATGACGCTCGCACTGCCGATCGGCGGCCCACGCGGCTGGCACTGGGTGCGACGGCCATGGCTGCGCCGGCTGCACGTGGCGCTGGTGGGCGTCATCGCCCTGCAGGCATGGCTCGGCCGCCTGTGCCCGTTGACGATCTGGGAGCAGTCGCTGCGCGCGCACGCAGGACAGTCGTCCTACAGCGAATCCTTCATTGCCCATTGGCTGGCGAAACTGCTGTTCTTCGAGGCGCCTTGGTGGAGCTTCGTTGTGGCCTACAGCGTGCTTGCCGCCATCGTCGCCGGCGCATGGTTCCGGTGGCCGCCCCGCCGACCTGGGCGGGACCCCGGCTAG
- a CDS encoding OsmC family protein, with product MGISRHAIARWTGDLKSGKGTLSTPQSGLLDDTRYAFSTRFGDEKGTNPEELIAAAHAGCFTMALSAKLTEAGFPPESLETRADVDLSMDGGPQLSAIRLKTRARVPGIEPAKFRELADDAKQNCPVSKALSAVPLSLDAELEG from the coding sequence ATGGGTATTTCGCGCCACGCCATCGCCCGCTGGACCGGCGACCTGAAATCGGGCAAAGGCACGCTGTCGACGCCCCAGAGTGGCCTGCTCGACGACACCCGCTATGCGTTCAGCACCCGCTTCGGCGACGAGAAGGGCACCAATCCCGAAGAGTTGATTGCCGCCGCGCACGCGGGCTGCTTCACCATGGCGCTTTCGGCCAAGCTCACCGAGGCGGGTTTCCCGCCCGAGTCGCTCGAAACCCGCGCAGACGTCGATCTGTCGATGGACGGCGGGCCCCAGCTCAGTGCGATCCGCCTGAAGACACGCGCCAGGGTGCCTGGCATCGAGCCGGCGAAGTTCCGCGAGCTCGCCGACGATGCCAAGCAGAACTGCCCGGTGTCCAAGGCGCTGTCGGCAGTGCCGCTGTCGCTCGACGCCGAACTCGAAGGCTGA
- a CDS encoding HU family DNA-binding protein: MATKKASTKKVPAKKAAPKKAAAAKPAAPKPIKEALSKSGLVAHIAESTGLAPKDVRSVFSALEGAVHGSVSKKGVGSFTLPGLLKITSVSVPAKPKRKGINPFTKEEQWFAAKPASVKVKVRPLKKLKDAAA, translated from the coding sequence ATGGCAACGAAGAAGGCCTCCACCAAGAAAGTCCCGGCCAAGAAGGCTGCGCCGAAGAAGGCCGCTGCCGCCAAGCCGGCCGCACCGAAGCCGATCAAGGAAGCCCTGAGCAAGTCGGGCCTGGTCGCTCACATCGCCGAATCCACCGGTCTCGCGCCGAAGGATGTGCGCTCGGTGTTCTCCGCGCTCGAAGGCGCCGTCCACGGTTCCGTCAGCAAGAAGGGCGTCGGCTCCTTCACCCTGCCCGGCCTGCTGAAGATCACCTCGGTGAGCGTGCCGGCCAAGCCCAAGCGCAAGGGCATCAACCCCTTCACCAAGGAAGAGCAGTGGTTCGCCGCCAAGCCCGCCTCGGTCAAGGTCAAGGTGCGCCCGCTCAAGAAGCTCAAGGACGCGGCCGCCTGA
- a CDS encoding tellurite resistance TerB family protein, giving the protein MSFQGFLNHLLTSQAGGKPGSSLLNADFGKGAVTGGALGLLLGKNRKTRKLASYGGLAAIGVMAYKAYGDYQKQQGGVAAPAPRTVDRLPAPQADIHSQAILKALVAAAKADGHIDARERALIEGEFERIEEGADVQDWLHAELQKPLDPAEVASAAGTPEIASEMYLASALVIDESNFMERSYLDELARQLRLAPELRTRLEQEARAGSEAR; this is encoded by the coding sequence ATGAGCTTTCAAGGATTCCTCAACCATCTGCTGACCTCTCAGGCCGGCGGCAAGCCCGGCAGCAGCCTGCTCAATGCCGACTTCGGCAAGGGCGCGGTCACCGGCGGCGCGCTCGGCCTGCTGCTCGGCAAGAACCGCAAGACCCGCAAGCTCGCCAGCTACGGCGGGCTCGCCGCCATCGGCGTGATGGCCTACAAGGCCTACGGCGACTACCAGAAGCAGCAGGGCGGCGTGGCTGCACCTGCACCCCGGACCGTCGACCGCCTGCCAGCACCGCAGGCCGACATCCACAGCCAGGCGATCCTCAAGGCGCTGGTTGCGGCCGCAAAGGCCGACGGCCACATCGACGCCCGCGAGCGTGCGCTCATCGAGGGCGAGTTCGAGCGCATCGAGGAAGGCGCCGACGTGCAGGACTGGCTGCACGCCGAGTTGCAGAAGCCGCTGGACCCTGCCGAAGTGGCCAGCGCTGCGGGCACGCCCGAGATCGCCTCGGAGATGTATCTGGCCAGCGCCCTCGTCATCGACGAGAGCAACTTCATGGAGCGCAGCTACCTCGACGAACTGGCGCGCCAACTCAGGCTCGCGCCCGAGCTCCGGACGCGCCTGGAACAGGAGGCCAGGGCGGGCAGCGAGGCGCGTTGA
- a CDS encoding PhzF family phenazine biosynthesis protein has protein sequence MIRRRYLQLDVFAARPGAGNPLGVVVDAEGLDGAAMQAIATWTNLSETIFLLPPGTGADYRVRIFTPGRELPFAGHPSVGAAWAALDQGLARGAGGRLVQQCGAGLLPVRIDAADGRVLPSVRAPRARVLAAPQDGADHLAAVLRALGNADAPHALLDNGPLWWCVDLGEAAVVRGLAPPLADIAALCVATGAVGMAVFGRAHDADHALAVRAFCPADGIPEDPVTGSANAAIAAWLHAGDRPGGIGASYVASQGRELGRDGRVCVEIDADGEVWIGGAVQAVVRGTFDW, from the coding sequence ATGATCCGCCGCCGCTACCTGCAGCTCGACGTCTTCGCCGCCCGGCCCGGCGCCGGGAATCCCCTGGGGGTCGTCGTCGATGCCGAGGGGCTCGACGGGGCCGCGATGCAGGCGATCGCCACCTGGACCAACCTGTCGGAAACGATCTTCCTGTTGCCGCCCGGCACCGGCGCGGACTACCGCGTGCGCATCTTCACCCCGGGCCGCGAGCTGCCGTTCGCCGGTCATCCGAGCGTCGGCGCCGCCTGGGCGGCGCTCGACCAGGGGCTCGCGCGCGGTGCGGGCGGCAGGCTGGTCCAGCAATGCGGCGCCGGCCTGCTGCCGGTGCGGATCGACGCGGCCGACGGCCGCGTGCTGCCGAGCGTGCGCGCGCCTCGTGCGCGGGTACTGGCCGCGCCGCAGGACGGGGCCGACCACCTTGCGGCGGTGCTGCGCGCGCTCGGCAATGCCGATGCGCCGCATGCGCTGCTCGACAACGGCCCGCTGTGGTGGTGCGTGGATCTGGGTGAAGCCGCGGTCGTGCGCGGCCTTGCGCCGCCGCTCGCGGACATCGCAGCGCTCTGCGTCGCCACCGGCGCGGTCGGCATGGCGGTGTTCGGCCGCGCGCACGACGCCGACCACGCACTGGCCGTGCGTGCCTTCTGCCCCGCCGACGGCATCCCCGAAGATCCGGTGACTGGTAGCGCCAACGCCGCGATCGCCGCATGGCTGCACGCCGGCGACCGCCCCGGGGGGATCGGGGCCTCCTATGTCGCAAGCCAGGGGCGCGAGCTGGGACGCGACGGCCGGGTCTGCGTCGAGATCGATGCGGATGGCGAGGTCTGGATCGGCGGCGCGGTGCAGGCCGTGGTCCGCGGGACCTTCGACTGGTGA